CTTCCAGCAGGGCTGCCTTCCCTGGCTCACCTGCAGCACGGCGGTGCCGAGCCGGAAGATGTCGCCCACGGCGACGTTCGTTTCCACCAGACCGGTGGTGGAAAGGTTTTCGCCGAAAGCGCCGGCTTGGTCGAGCAGGGCGCGCGGAGGCAGTTCGTCGCGCCATGCCGCGTAGTGGTCGAAGGGATAGTGATGGATGGCCTTTTCCGGTCCCCCGTGCACCTTCAGATCGGCCTGCGCATCCGTCGCCAGCCCCGTCGGCGTAACGCGTACGGTTTCATGCACGGGACGCTTGTGCATGCCGCTCATGGCCCCACCGTCGCCGAGCGGTGCCACGGGGCCCGTCAGGACGTGGCCAATGGGGTAGGTGTCGTTCATCGTCGTATCCGGTCGCGGTAGCCTTCGGGTGCATTGTGCAGCGTTCGGGTGGCATGGGGTACGCCGCCGCGCCCGCGCAGCCGGATTCGTTCGTAACGGGGGCCGACCGCATGGGTGGTCAGGCCGTTTCCTTTCTCGCTGCCATGGTGGCCTTCGCCCACCACGCCAATTCGTCGAGCGCGACCGTGGCCGACGGCAGCAGGCTCTGTTCGATCGACTCGATGGGCTGGTTGCCCACCGCGGGGAAGATGGTGAAGAAATCGCTGCCGCCGATGTGGACGGCGGCATGGGTGGACACCATGTGCATCTCGATGCCGACCATGCGCAGGTGTTCGATGGCGCGCGCGGCGCCGACGCCACCGTAGCCGATGGCGGTGAACGGCTTGCGATTCCATTCCGCGTAGGCCTGGTCGAGTGCGTTTTTCAGCGCTCCCGTCATCGAGTGGTTGTATTCGGCGACGACGAAGATGAAGCCGTCGAAGCGGCCGATCGTCTCCTGCCAGCGAATGGCCTGCGGGCTCTGGCTCGGCACATAGGCGTTGGACGCGATCTCGTCGAAAAACGGAAGGTCGAACTCGCGCAGGTCGACCAGTTCGACATCCATGTCCTGGCGGGCCTGCGCCTGACGCAGCATCCATTGCGCCGGCACGTCCGCGAAGCGGGAGGCGCGGGTGGATCCGATGATGACGGCGATCCGGGGCTTGTTGGGGGTGGTCATGGCGGGCTCCTCGATGGTTGCGTCCGGCGGAAGGGACGGGATGGGAGAAAGATGCCCCGGGGAATGAGCTCTCACTAGCCATCGAATTTGCCACGCGGTGTCGCGGAACGAGGAACACCCTGCGCCTGATCTGGCAGAAAGATGGCTTTCTCGCGGCGGGTGAGTCACCCGGTTTGCTAAGGTGTACCTCTTTTCGGAACGGTGCGCCGATGGATATCGATGATCTGCGGGCCTTCGTCGAGGTAGCGAACGCCGGAGGCGTCAATTCGGCGGCGCGTCGGCTCGGGCTGGCGAAGTCGATCGTCAGCCGCCGTCTGCTGCGTCTGGAGGAGCAACTGGGGGTACAACTCCTTGCCCGGACCACGCGGGGCGCGGCCTTGACGGAAGCGGGCACGCGTTTCCTGGAGCACGCGGCGAACGTATGCACGATCCTCGACGGTGCGCGCGAGGAGATGTCGCCCGGCGGCCAGCTGCACGGATTGCTTCGCATCGCCGCTCCCGCGTCGTTCGCCGCCCAGCTCGCGCCGACGCTTGCCGAACTGGCGCGACGGCACGCGGCCTTGCAGGTCCATACGCGCTTCAACGATCGTTACGTCGATCTGGTGGCCGAAGGATTCGATTGCGGCGTGCGGGTGGGATACCTGCACGACTCCAGCCTCGTGGCGAGAAAGGTCGGCGAGGTACCGGTCCGGCTTTATGCAAGTCCCGCGTATGTCGCTGAACACGGCGAGCCGAACGGCCCGTGGGACGTGGCCAGGCACGCGGCCATCACGCCAGGTACGGATCCCTGGCATTTTCGCGAGGGGGAGACCACCTTCACCGTGCACCCCCAAGGCCGCTTCAAGGCGGACAGTGCATTCGCCCTCGCCGAAGCGGCGGCGGCAGGCATCGGAATCGCCGCGCTGGGCGACGTCGCCGCCGAACCCTACCTCGCGCGCGGCGCGCTGGTGCCCATCATGACGAACTACTCGCTTCCGCCGGTAGGCATCTTCGTCGTGCGTCCGCAGGGCCAACATCTGCCACGGAAGGTGAGGGTCTTCATCGATCTGATGGTCGAGCAGTTCGTGGGATGAACGCTCATGGCGGATGCGCCGCGGATGTCAGCGGGGGACGGACGCCTGCAGTGCCGCCGCCAGGCCCGCATCGCCGGAAAGCAGGTCTTTCCATGACAGCTCCAGCCCCTTGCGTTTGCCCTTTTCGACCAGTTTGAGTCCCTCGGGATCGATCGTCAGCGTATAGGACTGGCGGCTGACGATCAGTTCGCGTTTGAGCGGTTTGTCCAGCGGCGTCACGGTGCACCTCCCACGACCAGGGTGGACCGCTATCCTGCCGCCTGGCGCATGATCCCCAGGTCGACGGCGGCGGGATGCATCCCTGGTATGGCCACGTCCCGGCGAGGGAATCTCCCGTCGAGGTGGCCCGTCCGATCTGCCGCCATGTCGGCGCGTGCGCGAAAGGCACCCTGACCTCGCGATAGGGCTCAGGCTTCCGCGACGATGAGCCAGGCCGGCGCCCAGCTGTAGTCGTGCAGGTGGGTCGCCGACGCGATCCGATAGCCCGCCCGGGTGATCTCGTCTTGCCAGGCGGCGATGGGTTGCTCGAAATTCGACGGGGTGGTCGCCTGCAACTGCCCCAGCAACATGGGCGCGAGGAAGCCGCCGGCCACGAGCGGCGCCTGTTCGCGGTACTCCCGTGCCGCCTGCTCGTAGCGGCGGGCGAGCGAGGCATGGCGATCACGGGCATCGTCGAAGACCGGTACGTCGAATTCCACGACGACGAGACGCGTGACGTGCGAGCGTAGCCGCTTCAGGGCTTCGAGCCGCTCGACCGATGGTATGGATTGCAACGAGAACGTCGCTTGCGCCATGTCCCATGGCTGTCCGGACGCCAGGCGGGACGCGAATGCCTGGAAGGTCTGTTGCCTTGCCGTCCCGGCGGAAAGCTGTGGCCGCAGGCGGGCAAGCAGTTCGGCGGAGGGTTCCACCACGTCGACGGTATGCGGCCTGCGCGATGTCGCGTTCAGCGCGGGTAGCAGGGCCATGCCGTCGCCGGCGCCGATGTCGAGCAGGCGGCGTGGCGCGAAACGTTCATAAAGACGTGCCAGCGCCGTGCTGACCGACTCATAGAGCGGCGGATTGCCTCCCGCGCGGATGAAGATCTCGAACGCGTGCGGTGTATCGTACGCCCGTCGTTCGTCGTCTCCCGCCAGATGGTCGAGGATGGCCGCGGCCATCACCGAACCCTCCCGGGCGGCCATTTCCAGTGGGGGAATCGCATTTTCGCCATCGGCGAGCCGATCGAGGGCGCAGGCCAGATTGTTGTTCATGGGAGGATGATAGGCATACGTCGATGGAAGTCGGCCGACGGTGAGCGAACGGCTTATCGCCTGTATGCCACCCAGCCCTTGAAGGTAAACGCGCAGTAGAACATGTCCACGTCGGCAAACCCTGCTTCCTGGATCAGTTCGATATCCTGCTGAGGCGAAAGCACGGGTAGCCGTTCCCTGAGCGTGAGGATGTTTCCGGCTTGCGCCGGGGACATGCCGGACGCGACCGAAAAAGCGGCGTTGCGCTTCAGCCACGTATCCTGCCCAGGGCCGCTATCGGAAAAACTGTGGTGGACGATGACCAGCGGGGCGCCCGGCTTGAGCCGCGCATGCAGTTGCTTGAGGGTATCGAGGCGTTGGGTGCGAGGAAGAAAATGCAACGTCAGAAGACTGGTCGCGCCATCGAACGGCCCGGACGGCGCCGTGTCGACGTATCCCTCGTGCCAGCGTACGGCGGAAGCGAGCGGTCCGAGCGTCGTGCGGGCCAGATCGAGCATGTCGGCCGAAGGATCCACGCCGTCGAAGCGCCAACCGGGCTGCATCTCTGCAAATGCCTTCAACTCGAGTCCTCCGCCGGCGCCGAGTACCAGGATGCGCGCATCATCGGGTGCGTACTCGGCCAACAGCGCGCCGGCCATCTTCGGCAGGTCGCTCAGGCCGGGCACCATCCGCGCGGCGTTGCGGGCATACGTCGATACGGCGGTCCGGTCGGAAAACACGTTCATGGGGAGGCGATGTCCTCTCGCACGGCCTCGGCGATCCTCGATTCGAACAGCGAGCGGTGGATCTGGGCACCGGCCCAGGCACCGTGGGCCACGGCGAGCGATACCGAATGGGGAAAGCGTGCCACGTCGCCGCACGCGAAGACACCGGGTACGGAGGTCTTGTGTTCCGCATCGATGCGAATCTGCCGGCCCATGCCCATGGGCATGTCTTCAAGTGCACAACCCGCGGCCTCGGCGAGTGAACCGGAAGGCGTGCAACGCGCAGCGACGAAGAGACCCGCAAAGCGCAAAAGCCGACCGTCGACCGTTCGCACGTCGGCATGTCCCTCGAGCGTCGTGATCGGCGCGTCCTCGATCGTCACGCCCGCGTGTTCCAGCGTCGATCGATCCTCCGCGCCCAGCGACAAGGCCTGGTTCACCAGCAGCGTGACCTCGCCCCATTCGGTGAGGAAATGCGCCTGGTGCAGCGACACCGGGCCGGTGGCGATCACGCCGAGACGGCTCCTGCCGAGCTCGTAGCCATGGCAATACGGGCAATGAAACACCGACTTGCCCCATCGTTCGGCAAGCCCGGCAACGGGTGGCAATTGATCGATCACGCCCGTGGCCAGCAGGACACGGCGCCCTTGGCGCATGCCGCCTCCCGCCAGGGTGACGGTGAAATCGCCCGGCGTTCCGTCGATGGCTTCGACGCGCCCGTCGATCCAGGACAGGGTCGGATACGCCTCGAGCTGGCGTCGTGCCGTGGCAGCGATGTCGGCGGCATCCGCGCCGTCCCGGCTGAGGAAACCGTGCGAATGCCTCGCGAAACGGTTGCGTCTTTCGCCCGCGTCGATCACCAGCACGGATTTATGGGACCGCACGAGTTGCAGGGCGGCCGCCATGCCCGAGTAGCTCCCACCGATGACGATGACGTCGTGATGCATGCTCATGTCCTCTTGCGCCGTGATGCCGCGTGACGGCGCGCGAAGTCGGCAGCCAGGTCGGCGAGGGTGATTTCCGAGAATCGCTGGAGCAGGAGGGCTTCCGCTTCGGCCAGCGTGCCTTCGAGAGCGGCATTCACCGCCTGCTCGACCAGGCAGTCGGGCGCTTCGTCGTGGTGGCCGATGGCGAACATGGCCGGTTCACCGAGGGCTTCGTGCAACTGTCGTAGCGTGACGGCGTCGAGGTCGGCCTGGATGCGCCACCCGCCCGCATGCCCTCGTCCGGACGTGACGATGCCCGCATCGCGCAGGTATCCCATGGTGCGACGGACGACCACGGGATGGGTGCCCATGCATTCGGCCAGGGCCTCCGAGGTGACGGGGCCGTCCTGTTCGGTCATGTGCAACAGCGCATGCAGGACGGACGACAGGCGGCTATCTCTCTTCATGTAACTTACGATGTTACAAGATGGGGGATCTGTCAACCGAGACCGGCCCTCGAGGTCCTATTTGCCGCCGGTGGCGTCGAGGAACGTACCCGTGACGAACGATGCCTCGTCGCCTGCCAGCCAAAGGATGGCTCGCGCCACTTCCTCCGGCTGGCCGCCGCGCCCCATGGGAATGGTGGCCTTGACGCGGTCGACCCTGTCCGGCTCGCCGCCGCTCGCGTGCATCTCGGTGTAGATGTGACCGGGTCGAACGGCGTTGACGCGGATGCCTTCTTTCGCGACCTCCTTGGCGAGACCCGTGGTGAACGTCTCCAGCGCACCCTTGGATGCCGCGTAATCGACGTACTCGAAGGGACTTCCCAACCGCGCCGCCGCGGATGAAACGTTCACGATGGCGCCTCCCTTGCCGCCATGGCGGAAGGACATCCGTTTGACCGCCTCCTGCGCGCAAAGCATGCTGCCGATGGCGTTGACCGCGAAGATGTCCCGGATGCGATCGGGTGCGAGATCCTCGAAGCGCGATTGCAGTCCCAGGACGGATGCGTTGTTGACGAGCACGTCGATGGGTCCCAGTTCCCGATCCAGCGTGGCGAACAGTCGCGTGACGTCGGCCGCGTCGGCGTTGTCGGCCTGCACGGCGATGCCGCGCCGGCCACATGCCTCGACGTCGGCGATCACCTCACGCGCTGCCGCTTCGCGCTCGACGTAGCTGATGGCGACGTCATATCCGCGGGCGGCGGCCAGTCTCGCCGTCGCCGCTCCGATACCTCGGCTTCCGCCGGTAACGAGCATGACGGGTGCCGGATGGGCGGTATTCATTCGGGAATCCTCGCTTGGGAAAGGGGGCGCCGCAACATCGCGACGAGAGGCAGGATGACCAGGGCCGTCGCCGCCGCCGCGAGCATCGCCGCGGTCTTGCCCATGTGGTCGGCCAGCGCGCCGAACGCGACGGGCGCGAGGCCTCCCGAGCCGATCACCGCCGTGTAAAAGATCGCGAAGGCACGTGCCGTGTCGCGTCGTGTCAGTGTCGGGACGGCCGCGTAAAGAACCGACGACGTTCCGTTGAGCGCGATGCCCAGCAACGGAAGGAGGCAGAGCGTGACGGATAACGGCAGGAGCAACACCGCCACGATCAGGATCGCGGTGGCCGCTTCGGTCGCCGCGACGCAACCGATCGCGCCGAAACGCGTGCCGAGCCAGCTGCAGGTGACCTTGCCGAGCGCGCCACCGATGAACAGCAGCGCCAGGGCGATGCCGACGGTCGCCGAGGCGCCGCCCTTTTCCCTGACGAGGAACGGGAGGAAAAGCAGGAAGCCCATGCGAACGGCCGTATCGAGTGCGCCGATGAGCGTGAGCAAGGCGAAGCCGTCGCGGCCGCCAGCCCTCGATGAGTGCGTCGCCATGCCTTGCGCGTATCGTCGTCGCGGCGTCAGCGCGGCTACCGCGATGCAAACCACCGCGCCCAGCGCCACCAGCAGCCACATCACGTCATGCCAGGCGATGATCGGCAGCAGGAGGGCGATCAGCGCGGGGAGGATCGCCTTGCCGAGGTCGCCGGAAAAATTGTAGATGCCCAGGGGCCCCTGGGCGGCGGAGCCGTATGCGTCGTCGACCAAGGCCGACGCGCGGGGATGCTGGATGCTCGAGCCCATGCCCGCGATCACCAGCCCCACGCAAAGTCCCGCGAGCCCGAGCGGCAGCGCCACCACGGCGAGGCCGCTCGCGGCGAGCACGATGGAAGACACCAGCGCGAAGCGGTGCGACCGGCGACGCAAAACGAGATTGGCGGGTACTTGGAGCGCACCCATCGTCCCGTAGTAAAGCGCACGAACCAGGGCCAGCGCCGCGTAGGACAACCCGAACTGGGCCTGCCAGACGGGCAGGAACGCGTACAGGCCGTCCGTATAGCCGTCATGGATGGCGTGGGCCAGGCAGGCGCCGACGAGGCTGCGGGTGGGCGGGCTGGCGGCGTCAGGGCGCGCCGCCGTATCGGAGGCGAGGGCGGTTGTGATGACCATGGCGGCATGGTAGATACGTGCTTTCTATTCAACAAGATGGCCTGAAATCACGCATTACGTGATTTTTACTCACGCATGGATCAAGCACTTCCTCCCTTGAACGCGCTTCGGGTCTTCGAAGTGGCGGCCCGCACCGGCAGCTATGCCGACGCCGCCGCGGAACTGGGCATCACCCACGGTGCCGTAAGCCGGCATGTCGCGGCGTTGGAGCGGTGGTTGGGGCAGCGGCTCTTCGCGAAGGACGGTCGTCGCATGGTCGCCACGCCGATGGCGAAGGTGTTCGCGGCCGAAGTGGCCCATTCGTTCGAGCGCGTGGCGCGTGCAGCGGCGGCGTGCGGCCGACCGGGCACGCGACGCCTCTTGCGCGTGAGTGCTCCCACCACGTTCGCCATGCGCTGGTTGATTCCCCGCCTTGATCGGTTCCATGCGCGATATCCCGACATGGAGGTGGTCGTGACGACGGTATCCACGGTGCAGGAAGACCTGCGCGGCGGTGTCGACATCGCGATCCGTCGCGCGAACCATCGGGCGCATGCGTGGCCGGAACACGATATCGTGCCGGTACTCGACGATGGCGACACGCTCATCATGAGCCCCGGCCTTTTCGCACGGAGCCCCGTGCTCACCCTGGCCGACGTGGCGAATCATCCCTGGCT
This window of the Luteibacter aegosomatis genome carries:
- a CDS encoding NADPH-dependent FMN reductase — its product is MTTPNKPRIAVIIGSTRASRFADVPAQWMLRQAQARQDMDVELVDLREFDLPFFDEIASNAYVPSQSPQAIRWQETIGRFDGFIFVVAEYNHSMTGALKNALDQAYAEWNRKPFTAIGYGGVGAARAIEHLRMVGIEMHMVSTHAAVHIGGSDFFTIFPAVGNQPIESIEQSLLPSATVALDELAWWAKATMAARKETA
- a CDS encoding MOSC domain-containing protein — encoded protein: MNDTYPIGHVLTGPVAPLGDGGAMSGMHKRPVHETVRVTPTGLATDAQADLKVHGGPEKAIHHYPFDHYAAWRDELPPRALLDQAGAFGENLSTTGLVETNVAVGDIFRLGTAVLQVSQGRQPCWKLNLRFDTKDMALRLQQSGRTGWYYRVLEEGDVRPGDALERIDRVTPEWTIERIWRIFYVDRLDYASLLAMSELPTLAEGWRRHARRRLESKSVEDWSKRLHGQAPAQD
- a CDS encoding NAD(P)/FAD-dependent oxidoreductase, which gives rise to MSMHHDVIVIGGSYSGMAAALQLVRSHKSVLVIDAGERRNRFARHSHGFLSRDGADAADIAATARRQLEAYPTLSWIDGRVEAIDGTPGDFTVTLAGGGMRQGRRVLLATGVIDQLPPVAGLAERWGKSVFHCPYCHGYELGRSRLGVIATGPVSLHQAHFLTEWGEVTLLVNQALSLGAEDRSTLEHAGVTIEDAPITTLEGHADVRTVDGRLLRFAGLFVAARCTPSGSLAEAAGCALEDMPMGMGRQIRIDAEHKTSVPGVFACGDVARFPHSVSLAVAHGAWAGAQIHRSLFESRIAEAVREDIASP
- a CDS encoding SDR family oxidoreductase, whose product is MNTAHPAPVMLVTGGSRGIGAATARLAAARGYDVAISYVEREAAAREVIADVEACGRRGIAVQADNADAADVTRLFATLDRELGPIDVLVNNASVLGLQSRFEDLAPDRIRDIFAVNAIGSMLCAQEAVKRMSFRHGGKGGAIVNVSSAAARLGSPFEYVDYAASKGALETFTTGLAKEVAKEGIRVNAVRPGHIYTEMHASGGEPDRVDRVKATIPMGRGGQPEEVARAILWLAGDEASFVTGTFLDATGGK
- a CDS encoding LysR substrate-binding domain-containing protein; amino-acid sequence: MNALRVFEVAARTGSYADAAAELGITHGAVSRHVAALERWLGQRLFAKDGRRMVATPMAKVFAAEVAHSFERVARAAAACGRPGTRRLLRVSAPTTFAMRWLIPRLDRFHARYPDMEVVVTTVSTVQEDLRGGVDIAIRRANHRAHAWPEHDIVPVLDDGDTLIMSPGLFARSPVLTLADVANHPWLASETRAGDWADWLAVAGLPPRPDHSRRVFDHFFVTQRAVEDGLGLGIGPLPLLSIDVAAGRLITPLPDIRVSRPGYVAVVPRHLGGSAGAGAFVEWLAVEGQSPHQA
- a CDS encoding class I SAM-dependent methyltransferase; translated protein: MNVFSDRTAVSTYARNAARMVPGLSDLPKMAGALLAEYAPDDARILVLGAGGGLELKAFAEMQPGWRFDGVDPSADMLDLARTTLGPLASAVRWHEGYVDTAPSGPFDGATSLLTLHFLPRTQRLDTLKQLHARLKPGAPLVIVHHSFSDSGPGQDTWLKRNAAFSVASGMSPAQAGNILTLRERLPVLSPQQDIELIQEAGFADVDMFYCAFTFKGWVAYRR
- a CDS encoding Rrf2 family transcriptional regulator, with amino-acid sequence MKRDSRLSSVLHALLHMTEQDGPVTSEALAECMGTHPVVVRRTMGYLRDAGIVTSGRGHAGGWRIQADLDAVTLRQLHEALGEPAMFAIGHHDEAPDCLVEQAVNAALEGTLAEAEALLLQRFSEITLADLAADFARRHAASRRKRT
- a CDS encoding MFS transporter — encoded protein: MVITTALASDTAARPDAASPPTRSLVGACLAHAIHDGYTDGLYAFLPVWQAQFGLSYAALALVRALYYGTMGALQVPANLVLRRRSHRFALVSSIVLAASGLAVVALPLGLAGLCVGLVIAGMGSSIQHPRASALVDDAYGSAAQGPLGIYNFSGDLGKAILPALIALLLPIIAWHDVMWLLVALGAVVCIAVAALTPRRRYAQGMATHSSRAGGRDGFALLTLIGALDTAVRMGFLLFLPFLVREKGGASATVGIALALLFIGGALGKVTCSWLGTRFGAIGCVAATEAATAILIVAVLLLPLSVTLCLLPLLGIALNGTSSVLYAAVPTLTRRDTARAFAIFYTAVIGSGGLAPVAFGALADHMGKTAAMLAAAATALVILPLVAMLRRPLSQARIPE
- a CDS encoding LysR family transcriptional regulator; translation: MDIDDLRAFVEVANAGGVNSAARRLGLAKSIVSRRLLRLEEQLGVQLLARTTRGAALTEAGTRFLEHAANVCTILDGAREEMSPGGQLHGLLRIAAPASFAAQLAPTLAELARRHAALQVHTRFNDRYVDLVAEGFDCGVRVGYLHDSSLVARKVGEVPVRLYASPAYVAEHGEPNGPWDVARHAAITPGTDPWHFREGETTFTVHPQGRFKADSAFALAEAAAAGIGIAALGDVAAEPYLARGALVPIMTNYSLPPVGIFVVRPQGQHLPRKVRVFIDLMVEQFVG
- a CDS encoding class I SAM-dependent methyltransferase is translated as MNNNLACALDRLADGENAIPPLEMAAREGSVMAAAILDHLAGDDERRAYDTPHAFEIFIRAGGNPPLYESVSTALARLYERFAPRRLLDIGAGDGMALLPALNATSRRPHTVDVVEPSAELLARLRPQLSAGTARQQTFQAFASRLASGQPWDMAQATFSLQSIPSVERLEALKRLRSHVTRLVVVEFDVPVFDDARDRHASLARRYEQAAREYREQAPLVAGGFLAPMLLGQLQATTPSNFEQPIAAWQDEITRAGYRIASATHLHDYSWAPAWLIVAEA